One genomic segment of Camelus ferus isolate YT-003-E chromosome 19, BCGSAC_Cfer_1.0, whole genome shotgun sequence includes these proteins:
- the CCN5 gene encoding WNT1-inducible-signaling pathway protein 2 isoform X1, translating to MAANLPARNRRPAEAARSPGLGKTWVSSAKGLSAEHCLDQQPPSGVEQGVGGRAEQQLQQWLGEALVGWEEPERPLPACHRLLVLARLWLSHTHTRTHTRTHRQAPLGGCHGVTFSLTGPPSQAQSWLCRGHSDMRGTPQTHLLAFALLCLLSKVCTQLCPTPCACPWPPPRCPLGVPLVLDGCNCCRVCARRLGEHCDHLHVCDPSQGLVCQPGAGPGGRGAVCLFGEDDGSCEVNGRVYRDGETFQPHCRVRCHCQDGGFTCVPLCSEDVRLPSWDCPHPRRVEVPGKCCPEWVCDQGAGLGAQPLPAQGPQFSGLVAPPPPGISCPEWSTAWGPCSTTCGLGVATRVSNQNHFCRLETQRRLCLLRPCPPTRVRSPRNSAF from the exons ATGGCTGCCAATCTTCCTGCCAGAAACCGCAGGCCCGCTGAAGCTGCCCGGAGTCCAGGGCTCGGGAAGACTTGGGTCAGCTCCGCAAAGGGGCTGTCTGCCGAGCACTGCCTGGACCAACAGCCCCCCTCTGGGGTCGAGCAGGGGGTCGGGGGCAGGGCTGAGCAGCAGCTCCAGCAGTGGCTTGGTGAGGCCCttgtgggctgggaggagccagAGAGGCCCCTGCCAGCCTGTCACAGGCTCTTGGTGCTGGCACGGCTCTGgctctcacacacgcacacacgcacgcacacacgcacgcacaggCAAGCACCCCTGGGTGGCTGCCACGGTGTCACCTTCAG TCTTACAGGTCCTCCCTCCCAGGCTCAAAGCTGGCTCTGTAGGGGACACAGTGACATGAGAGGCACACCACAGACCCACCTCCTGGCCTtcgccctcctctgcctcctctccaag GTGTGTACCCAGCTATGCCCAACACCATGTGCCTGTCCCTGGCCACCACCCCGATGCCCACTGGGGGTGCCCCTGGTGCTGGACGGCTGCAACTGCTGCCGGGTATGTGCACGGCGGCTGGGGGAGCACTGCGACCATCTCCACGTCTGCGACCCCAGCCAGGGCCTGGTCTGCCAGCCCGGGGCGGGCCCTGGCGGCCGGGGGGCCGTGTGCCTCT TTGGAGAGGATGACGGCAGCTGTGAGGTGAACGGCCGGGTATACCGGGATGGGGAGACCTTCCAGCCCCACTGCAGGGTTCGCTGCCACTGCCAGGACGGCGGCTTCACCTGTGTGCCGCTGTGCAGCGAGGATGTGCGGCTGCCCAGCTGggactgcccccaccccaggagggtTGAGGTCCCAGGCAAGTGCTGCCCGGAGTGGGTGTGCGACcagggagcggggctgggggcccagcccctcccagcccaag GACCTCAGTTTTCTGGCCTTGTCGCTCCCCCGCCCCCTGGCATCTCCTGCCCAGAATGGAGCACAGCCTGGGGCCCCTGCTCAACCACCTGTGGGCTGGGTGTGGCCACCCGAGTGTCCAACCAGAACCACTTCTGCCGCCTGGAGACCCAGCGCCGTCTGTGCCTACTcaggccctgcccacccaccaGGGTCCGCAGCCCTCGGAACAGTGCCTTTTAG
- the CCN5 gene encoding WNT1-inducible-signaling pathway protein 2 isoform X2, whose product MRGTPQTHLLAFALLCLLSKVCTQLCPTPCACPWPPPRCPLGVPLVLDGCNCCRVCARRLGEHCDHLHVCDPSQGLVCQPGAGPGGRGAVCLFGEDDGSCEVNGRVYRDGETFQPHCRVRCHCQDGGFTCVPLCSEDVRLPSWDCPHPRRVEVPGKCCPEWVCDQGAGLGAQPLPAQGPQFSGLVAPPPPGISCPEWSTAWGPCSTTCGLGVATRVSNQNHFCRLETQRRLCLLRPCPPTRVRSPRNSAF is encoded by the exons ATGAGAGGCACACCACAGACCCACCTCCTGGCCTtcgccctcctctgcctcctctccaag GTGTGTACCCAGCTATGCCCAACACCATGTGCCTGTCCCTGGCCACCACCCCGATGCCCACTGGGGGTGCCCCTGGTGCTGGACGGCTGCAACTGCTGCCGGGTATGTGCACGGCGGCTGGGGGAGCACTGCGACCATCTCCACGTCTGCGACCCCAGCCAGGGCCTGGTCTGCCAGCCCGGGGCGGGCCCTGGCGGCCGGGGGGCCGTGTGCCTCT TTGGAGAGGATGACGGCAGCTGTGAGGTGAACGGCCGGGTATACCGGGATGGGGAGACCTTCCAGCCCCACTGCAGGGTTCGCTGCCACTGCCAGGACGGCGGCTTCACCTGTGTGCCGCTGTGCAGCGAGGATGTGCGGCTGCCCAGCTGggactgcccccaccccaggagggtTGAGGTCCCAGGCAAGTGCTGCCCGGAGTGGGTGTGCGACcagggagcggggctgggggcccagcccctcccagcccaag GACCTCAGTTTTCTGGCCTTGTCGCTCCCCCGCCCCCTGGCATCTCCTGCCCAGAATGGAGCACAGCCTGGGGCCCCTGCTCAACCACCTGTGGGCTGGGTGTGGCCACCCGAGTGTCCAACCAGAACCACTTCTGCCGCCTGGAGACCCAGCGCCGTCTGTGCCTACTcaggccctgcccacccaccaGGGTCCGCAGCCCTCGGAACAGTGCCTTTTAG